Genomic segment of Saccharomycodes ludwigii strain NBRC 1722 chromosome VI, whole genome shotgun sequence:
tttataataattatcattCTTCTATTTAAACTATCACGACtgatattaaaatcaaaagaaaGTTTTCTACAAagaattgaagaaaatttaaCACAACTTATGTCAGTAACCTCTGAAGCTATATTTATTGGTGCAAACCATCAAAGTCAAATTAGTGATTACAACAAAGCAAGAGGTATTGTTGCATATGGCGCTGGCTCAATTATTGCCTTATGGAAACCATTAGAAGCATCTCTCAAAGgtgtttttttaacattaaaaGGCCATACATCTTTGATTACATGTGTTAGATTTATCTCCAATaacattttaatttctGCTTGTGAAGATAAACTAATCAAAATTTGGAAGTTCGACGAAACTAATGACCATGTCCAATGCTGTCAAACCATTGATCATTATCAACACTCAATCACATGTTTAACTACATCACGCTCACTGGGTAACATTTTTGTTACTGGCTCTACCGATGGTAGTTTATCTATTTGGACTTTAAATAAGGAATCAACTTTGTTTGAATTGAAGCATGAGTTTACCGTTAAAAGGGGCGTATTCCCGCTAACTGTTTCATTGCAAACCATTTCAGAGCAAGACACAGAAGAGAATCTTCCATTTATATTAGCTGTTGGCGGTACCAGCgttaatttgtttatttattcttttgaATTAAATACTTCTACCCAAGAGCTTTCAGATTTTAAACAGGCAGCTGTTATGGAAGGCCACGAAGATTGGATTAAAAGCTTAGATATTCGTAAAAATGGACCAGGCAGTTATTTGTTAGCAAGCGGATCTCAAGATAGATATATACGATTATGGAAGCTATCCGTTAATGAAGAGGAAAGGGAATCACCTGGGAAATTGACATTGTtgagtaataaaaaatatatgttcGAAATTGGGGAAAGCACTAAAGTTACTTTCAATTTTGAAGCACTAATTATGGGCCACGATGACTGGGTTTCCTCCATCCAGTGGCATGAATCAAAATTACAGTTACTAGCTTGTACTGCTGATACCGCTGTAATGGTTTGGGAACCCGATGAATTGTCTGGCGTTTGGATTTGCAGTTCCAGATTGGGCGAGCTTTCATCTAAGGGAGCCTCCACAGCTACCGGTTCTGTTGGTGGGTTCTGGTCATGTCTATGGTTTACCAATGAATCTAACGAATATATCTTAACCAATGGGAAGACTGGATCTTTTAGGATGTGGTCTCGTAGTGCTTTTGATGGCGAGGACCGTTTTAAATCTGATAATGATTGGATACCACGACTAGGTATAACCGGTTCAACAAAACCTGTTACTGATGTAGCTTGGTCTTCAAATGgctatttattatcaacgTCTTTAGACCAAACCACAAGGTTATTTAGTAAATGGATTTACAATGCAGATGGTTCCGAAAGAAAGTATCCGGACTCCTGGTTTGAATTTGCGAGACCCCAAATCCATGGATACGATATGATCTGCGTAGAACCCATTTCAGACACAAGGTTTGTTAGCGCTGGTGACGAAAAGATTTTAAGGTCTTTTGATGAACCAAGGGGCGTTGCCCAACTTTTGGATAAATTTTCAGGTTTAAGAAGCAACGAAGAAATCATGCCAGAATCTGCATCTTTGCCCGTTTTAGGGTTGTCCAACAAAGCTGTTACTGACGATCCCGATTCCTCCTTAACAGACTTGGATCCCAATGAAATGGAAAccgatgataataaaaacattagCTATGCTATTTTATCTGAACTACAATCACCACCACTAGAGGATCAACTACAAAGACACACGTTGTGGCCAGAGATTGAAAAGCTTTATGGACATGGTTATGAAATTGTCTGTGCAGACGTTAGCCcagataaaaaattaataggGTCTGCTTGTAGGTCTAATACATATGAACATGCTACTATTAGAGTATTCGATACTGATTCATGGTTGCAAATCAAGCCTGCGTTACCATTTCACGATTTAACAGTTACAAGAGTTAGATTTTCAAAAGATAATAAGCATTTGTTATCCGTAAGTAGAGATAGAAGATGGGCTGTTTGGTCGAGAAATGAAGACAACACATTCACGTTGAAAtgcaaaaatgaaaaaccGCACACCAGGATCATTTGGGATTGTGATTGGTGTCCATTGAGCTTTGCTGACGCTTTTGTTACTGCTTCTAGAGATAAGActataaaaatatggaaGAGCGAGGGCGCCGATTACACTCTGTGGGGATCTATTAAATTGAGTGAGCCTATTACAGCTATATCAGTTTTGGATCAAACAATCAATACCAAGATAGTTATTGTAGCTGGCTGTGAAAGTGGTGCCATTTCTGTTTACACTTTTGATTCTTCATTTCAAAAAGTTTTAGATTTCGATATTTCTTTGACACCATCTGAAAGAATAGGCAGGATAAGATGGAAGCCATACAATAAAGCAACAGATAAGAGATTATTCTTGGCTGCAGCAAGTTCTGACCATTCATGTCGTATTTACTCCTTAGATGTAAACGCATTTCGACTTTAGTTTAGTCAGTTTCATAAATTAATAAGTGGAGCTTCGGCCAATGCATACTTTAATGTTGGTAGTAACTTCTGGtagttaaagaaaaaaaaaaaaaaaaaaaaaaaaaataataataataataataatagtaataataatatataataatatataaacttAAAGTTCAATGAGTATCAAATTTTCCATCCTGGAAGCCATTTCAAATAAGCATACGCGGATGGATTACCTTCCATACCTTGCGCAAATGGtgcaaaatataaataagtGTATAAGCATCcacataataataataagtaCAATGGAACTCTAATAAATTTGTTCAATTTTCCAAGAGAAAGATCTACAACATAGACAAAAACCAACATAGCAAAATATAGAGCTGGTAAATAGTGATGAACATACGTAACCCTTGCCATAATTACAAATGGCAAGTAATGGAATGCCCAAGATATAAAAGGCATGATGcctttaatgaaaaaatcaCTCGTGGTCTCTTGGCCAACTCTTAAAACTTGCCTCTTCCACAAAAGGTAGGacacaataaaaatattaaccaAAATGACCAACGATAAAGTAGATAGCCATGTATTGAATGGGGAGCCTAGCAAATAGTA
This window contains:
- the ELP2 gene encoding Elongator subunit ELP2 (similar to Saccharomyces cerevisiae YGR200C | ELP2 | ELongator Protein), translating into MSVTSEAIFIGANHQSQISDYNKARGIVAYGAGSIIALWKPLEASLKGVFLTLKGHTSLITCVRFISNNILISACEDKLIKIWKFDETNDHVQCCQTIDHYQHSITCLTTSRSLGNIFVTGSTDGSLSIWTLNKESTLFELKHEFTVKRGVFPLTVSLQTISEQDTEENLPFILAVGGTSVNLFIYSFELNTSTQELSDFKQAAVMEGHEDWIKSLDIRKNGPGSYLLASGSQDRYIRLWKLSVNEEERESPGKLTLLSNKKYMFEIGESTKVTFNFEALIMGHDDWVSSIQWHESKLQLLACTADTAVMVWEPDELSGVWICSSRLGELSSKGASTATGSVGGFWSCLWFTNESNEYILTNGKTGSFRMWSRSAFDGEDRFKSDNDWIPRLGITGSTKPVTDVAWSSNGYLLSTSLDQTTRLFSKWIYNADGSERKYPDSWFEFARPQIHGYDMICVEPISDTRFVSAGDEKILRSFDEPRGVAQLLDKFSGLRSNEEIMPESASLPVLGLSNKAVTDDPDSSLTDLDPNEMETDDNKNISYAILSELQSPPLEDQLQRHTLWPEIEKLYGHGYEIVCADVSPDKKLIGSACRSNTYEHATIRVFDTDSWLQIKPALPFHDLTVTRVRFSKDNKHLLSVSRDRRWAVWSRNEDNTFTLKCKNEKPHTRIIWDCDWCPLSFADAFVTASRDKTIKIWKSEGADYTLWGSIKLSEPITAISVLDQTINTKIVIVAGCESGAISVYTFDSSFQKVLDFDISLTPSERIGRIRWKPYNKATDKRLFLAAASSDHSCRIYSLDVNAFRL